A window of the Bdellovibrio sp. ZAP7 genome harbors these coding sequences:
- a CDS encoding LysR family transcriptional regulator — MELNYLRAFFEVAKSGKFSEAAARLNISQSALSRSVSLLEEQEGVVLFDRSKSGVELTAKGHQVFHLCEELFRTEKAIENLCREVQEKCEGPLRFAATDNVINDYLVEPLHTFRRKYPKVIPSIMSGPPDDIIDSLIHTENEFALLFAKVAIPNIEYRRLTSEFMSLVCKPQLWKECKSSNNEKTLRKVLENYGYLCSIGALLETRPKRVIMELFGEAPQIGLETNSQEAQKRFCLAGEGLAYLTRSMVEKEIANGDLFEVPVEHPHEFNLWLAIKKGRQLSLAARKFIEHFTEEVGQ, encoded by the coding sequence GTGGAACTGAATTATCTTCGCGCCTTCTTTGAAGTGGCTAAATCTGGAAAGTTTTCCGAAGCAGCAGCACGACTGAACATCAGTCAAAGTGCTTTGAGCCGTTCTGTTTCTTTGCTCGAAGAGCAAGAAGGCGTGGTTTTATTCGATCGCTCTAAAAGTGGCGTGGAGCTAACCGCCAAAGGTCATCAAGTCTTCCATCTGTGCGAAGAACTTTTTCGTACTGAAAAGGCGATTGAAAACCTGTGTCGTGAGGTTCAGGAAAAGTGCGAAGGTCCTTTGCGTTTCGCAGCTACTGACAACGTGATCAATGATTATTTGGTTGAACCCTTGCACACGTTTCGTCGTAAGTACCCTAAAGTCATTCCAAGTATCATGTCAGGTCCTCCTGATGATATTATTGATTCTTTGATTCACACTGAAAATGAATTTGCTCTGTTATTTGCAAAGGTTGCGATTCCCAATATCGAGTATCGTCGTCTGACATCTGAATTCATGTCTTTAGTTTGTAAACCGCAACTGTGGAAAGAATGTAAGTCTTCGAATAACGAGAAAACTTTGCGTAAAGTTTTGGAAAACTACGGCTATCTCTGCTCGATCGGGGCGCTACTGGAAACACGTCCTAAGCGTGTGATCATGGAACTGTTTGGCGAAGCTCCTCAGATTGGTTTGGAAACCAACAGTCAAGAAGCGCAAAAGCGTTTTTGTCTGGCTGGCGAAGGCTTGGCATATTTGACTCGTTCCATGGTTGAAAAGGAAATTGCGAACGGGGATCTTTTCGAAGTTCCGGTCGAGCATCCTCATGAATTCAACTTGTGGTTGGCGATTAAAAAAGGTCGTCAATTAAGTTTGGCTGCGCGTAAGTTCATCGAGCATTTCACTGAAGAAGTAGGCCAATAA